In Catharus ustulatus isolate bCatUst1 chromosome 29, bCatUst1.pri.v2, whole genome shotgun sequence, the following are encoded in one genomic region:
- the MED16 gene encoding mediator of RNA polymerase II transcription subunit 16, which produces MDLAYVCEWEKKPKSNHCPSIPLVCAWSCRNLIAFTTDLRNEEEKDLTHMVHIIDTEHPWDVYSVNSGHTEVITCLEWDQSGSRLLSADADGHIKCWSMTDHLANSWENTVGSVVEGDPVVALSWLHNGVKLALHVEKSGASNFGEKFSRVKFSPSLTLFGGKPMEGWIAVTISGLVTVSLLKPNGQVLTATESLCRLRCRVALADVAFTGGGNIVVATSDGSSTSPVQFYKVCVSVVNEKCKIDTEILPSLFMRCTTDPARKDKYPAITHLKFLARDMSEQVLLCASNQNNSIVECWSLRKEGLPVNNIFQQISPVVGDKQPMILKWRILSATNDLDRVSAVALPKLPISLTNTDLKVANDTKFFPGLGLALAFHDGSVHIVHRLSLQMMAVFYGSSSQRPVDEPALKRPRTTGPLVHFKAMQLSWTSLALAGVDSHGKLSMLRISPSMGHVLDMNMSLRHLLFLLEYCMVTGYDWWDILLHVQPSMVQNLVEKLHEEYMRQNAALQQVLSTRIVAMKASLCKLSSSTIARVCDYHAKLFLIAISCTLKSLLRPHFLNTPDKSPGDRLTEICSKITDVDIDKVMINLKTEEFVLEMTTLQSLQQLIQWVGDFVLYLLASLPNQGSPVRPGHSFLRDGASLGMFRELMVVIRIWGLLKPSCLPVYTATSDTQDSMSLLFRLLTKLWLCCREENHITEPDDALIDECCLLPSQLLIPNIDWLPINDGIISKLQNKQLVRLQFGKAPGLVGHTVSSQFDAFVRAPGQPKIDHLRRLHLGAYPTEECKSCTRCGCVTMLKSPNKVTAVKQWEQRWIKNCLCGGLWRKMPLSYS; this is translated from the exons ATGGACCTGGCGTACGTGTGCGAGTGGGAGAAGAAGCCCAAGAGCAACCACTGCCCTTCCATCCCCCTCGTGTGCGCCTGGTCCTGCCGCAACCTCATCGCCTTCACCACCGACCTCCGCAATGAGGAGGAGAAAG ATCTCACCCACATGGTCCATATCATCGACACCGAGCACCCCTGGGACGTCTACTCTGTCAACTCGGGCCACACTGAAGTCATCACATGTTTGGAGTGGGATCAGTCAG GCTCCAGGCTGCTCTCGGCAGATGCTGACGGCCACATCAAGTGCTGGAGCATGACAGATCACCTGGCCAACAGCTGGGAGAACACGGTGGGCAGCGTGGTGGAGGGGGACCCGGTGGTggccctgtcctggctgcacaACGGAGTCAAGCTGGCGCTGCACGTGGAGAAG TCTGGAGCCTCGAACTTTGGTGAGAAGTTTTCCCGGGTGAAATTCTCTCCGTCGCTGACGCTGTTCGGTGGGAAGCCCATGGAGGGCTGGATTGCAGTGACCATCAGTGGACTGGTCACCGTGTCCCTCCTCAAGCCCAACGGGCAGGTGCTGACGGCCACCGAGAGCCTGTGCCGCCTCCGCTGCCGCGTGGCCTTGGCCGACGTCGCCTTCACGGGCGGGGGCAACATCGTGGTGGCCACGTCTGATGGCAGCAGCACGTCCCCCGTGCAGTTCTACAAGGTCTGTGTCAGCGTGGTGAACGAGAAGTGCAAGATTGACACCGAGATCCTGCCGTCCCTCTTCATGCGCTGCACCACGGACCCCGCGCGCAAGGACAAGTACCCGGCCATCACCCACCTGAAATTCCTGGCTCGGGACATGTCAGAGCAG gtgctgctttGTGCTTCCAACCAAAACAACAGCATCGTGGAGTGCTGGTCCCTAAGGAAGGAGGGCCTGCCTGTCAACAACATCTTCCAGCaaatctctcctgtgg TGGGAGACAAGCAGCCCATGATCTTGAAGTGGAGGATCCTGTCTGCCACCAACGACCTGGACCGGGTGTCGGCCGTGGCGCTGCCAAAGCTGCCAATCTCCCTGACCAACACCGACCTGAAGGTGGCAAACGACACCAAGTTCTTCCCTGGGCTGG GCCTGGCCTTGGCTTTCCATGATGGCAGTGTGCACATCGTGCACCGGCTGTCCCTGCAGATGATGGCCGTGTTCTACGGCTCCTCCTCGCAGCGCCCCGTGGACGAGCCGGCCCTGAAGCGCCCGCGCACCACGGGGCCCCTGGTGCACTTCAAGGCCATGCAGCTCTCCTGGACATCTCTGGCCCTGGCTGGTGTGGACAGTCATGGGAAG CTGAGCATGCTCCGCATCTCCCCCTCCATGGGCCACGTGCTGGACATGAACATGTCCCTGCGGCACTTGCTGTTCCTGTTGGAGTACTGCATGGTGACAGGCTATGACTGGTGGGACATCCTGCTCCACGTCCAGCCCAGCATGGTGCAGAACCTGGTGGAGAAGCTGCACGAGGAGTACATGCGTCAGAACGCGGCCCTGCAGCAG GTGCTCTCCACACGCATCGTTGCCATGAAGGCGTCACTGTGCAAGCTCTCCTCCAGCACCATTGCCCGTGTGTGTGACTACCATGCCAAGCTCTTCCTCATTGCCATCAGCTGCACCCTGAAGTCGCTGCTGCGTCCACACTTCCTCAACACCCCTGACAAGAGCCCTGGGGACCGGCTCACTGAGATCTGCTCCAAGATCACGGATGTAG aCATTGACAAGGTGATGATTAACCTGAAGACAGAAGAGTTTGTGCTGGAGATGACGACGTTGCAGTCCCTACAGCAGCTCATCCAGTGGGTGGGGGATTTTGTGCTCTACCTGCTGGCCAGCCTTCCCAACCAG GGCTCCCCAGTGCGCCCTGGGCACAGCTTCCTGCGCGACGGCGCGTCCCTCGGCATGTTCCGGGAGCTCATGGTGGTCATCCGCATCTGGGGGCTGCTGAAGCCCAGCTGCCTCCCTGTGTACACAGCAACCTCGGACACCCAGGACAGCATGTCCCTGCTCTTCCGGCTCCTGACcaagctctggctgtgct GTCGTGAGGAAAATCACATCACAGAGCCCGATGATGCCCTGATCGACGagtgctgcctcctgcccagccagctGCTCATTCCCAACATTGACTGGCTGCCCATCAACGATGGCATCATCAGCAAGCTGCAGAACAAGCAGCTGGTTCGGCTGCAGTTTGGGAAGGCTCCTGGGCTCGTTGGCCACACTGTCTCTTCCCAGTTCGATGCCTTTGTCAG ggccCCTGGACAGCCCAAAATCGACCACCTGAGACGGCTGCACCTGGGCGCGTACCCAACGGAGGAATGCAAGTCGTGTACCAG gtgtggcTGTGTCACCATGCTGAAGTCACCCAACAAGGTGACAGCAGTGAAGCAGTGGGAGCAGCGCTGGATCAAGAACTGCCTGTGTGGGGGGCTGTGGAGGAAGATGCCCCTCAGCTACTCCTGA
- the LOC117008386 gene encoding complement factor D-like has product MGPSPAPILVLALLLLLWAPVNGQPRGRILRGSEARPHLKPYMASLQLDGQHVCGGFLIAEQWVLSAAHCTEETDGKLFQVLLGAHSLTEPEPHKRLYQVRAQFPHNGSNVHNNKDDLLLLQLEEKAELNSDVQVLPFQRENRDVAVDTVCEVAGWGTIDHSGKRPDKLQQLQLPVISRDVCNHRTRHDGTITENMMCTDSRRKDTCKGDSGGPLVCDGVAEGVVTAGSRVCGNYKKPAIYTRIAPYAEWIDSVMASADGEEDTP; this is encoded by the exons ATGGGGCCAAGTCCTGCTCCCATCCTTGTCCtcgctctgctgctgctgctctgggccccAGTGAATG ggcagccccGGGGACGGATCCTGAGGGGCTCCGAAGCCAGGCCCCACCTGAAGCCGTACATGGCCTCGCTGCAGCTGGACGGGCAGCACGTCTGTGGGGGCTTCCTCATCGCCGAGCAGTGGGTGCTGAGCGCTGCCCACTGCACTGAGGAGAC GGATGGCAAGCtcttccaggtgctgctgggtgcccactCGCTGACGGAACCGGAGCCCCACAAACGCCTGTACCAAGTGCGCGCCCAGTTCCCCCACAATGGCAGCAACGTCCACAACAACAAGGATgaccttctcctcctccag ctggaggagaaagcagagctgaaCTCGGACGTGCAGGTGCTGCCCTTCCAGCGGGAGAACAGGGACGTGGCGGTTGACACGGTGTGCGAGGTGGCAGGATGGGGCACCATCGACCACAGCGGCAAGCGGCCGGacaagctgcagcagctgcagctgccggtGATCAGCCGCGATGTCTGCAACCACCGCACACGCCACGATGGCACCATCACCGAGAACATGATGTGCACCGACTCCCGCAGGAAGGACACCTGCAAG GGAGACTCCGGTGGCCCCCTGGTCTGTGACGGGGTGGCTGAGGGGGTGGTCACGGCCGGGTCCCGCGTCTGTGGCAACTACAAGAAACCGGCGATCTACACCCGCATCGCCCCGTACGCCGAGTGGATCGACAGCGTCATGGCCTCTGCTGATGGGGAGGAGGACACTCCCTGA
- the PLPPR3 gene encoding phospholipid phosphatase-related protein type 3 isoform X1 → MIPPKEKARAPKDSMTLLPCFYFVELPIVASSVVTLYFLELTDLFKPAKVGFQCHDRALSMPYVETNEELIPLLMLLSLAFAAPAASIMVGEGMVYCLQSRLKGRAGAEGSINAGGCNFNSFLRRTVRFVGVHVFGLCATALVTDVIQLATGYHAPFFLTVCKPNYTLLGTPCDANPYITQDICSGTDKHAILSARKTFPSQHATLSAFAAVYISMYFNSIISDSTKLLKPILVFAFAIAAGICGLTQITQYRSHPADVYVGFLIGAGIAAYLAFHAVGNFRAPTERVPTQAPAKDALRALTQRGHDSVYHQNKSVSTDELNPQARLEEAARPVPREKNSLGSLKRASVDVDLLAPRSPMGKENMVTFSNTLPRVNTPSMDDPARRHMTIHVPVDASRSKQLITEWKQKSLEGRSMTLAEEAAQGRGVGEPGEEVPPSLYPTVQARSAERAAMGPRVLIQPRPGASQLVHIPEESQAGAGAAAGSGAAVRAKWVMVAEKGGAQRVANPPRLMQVIAMSKQQSLVSVTPKHSETSSSSTSSDSSQYRSPSERDSSSIITIDAHAPHHPVVHLSAGNGPWEWKSGPKGPDGPDTYELGEVGKDFHGFRPAKSAGVSPGSSVSDMEQDEPRYGSLAAIPGAAGGGGERVEAPPEGLLATASRDSTLRRKPAERDGTADSEVDLYYKKMQAGRRFKD, encoded by the exons ATGATCCCCCCCAAGGAGAAAGCTCGTGCCCCCAAGGACAGCATGACACTCCTGCCCTGCTTCTACTTCGTGGAG CTGCCCATCGTGGCCTCCTCCGTTGTGACGCTCTATTTCCTGGAGCTGACAGACCTCTTCAAGCCGGCCAAGGTGGGCTTCCAGTGCCATGACCGGGCTCTCTCCATGCCCTACGTGGAGACCAACGAGGAGCTCATCCCGCTGCTGatgctgctcagcctggcctTTGCTGCGCCAGCCGCCTCG ATCATGGTCGGGGAGGGCATGGTGTACTGCCTGCAGTCCCGGCTGAAGGGCCGTGCTGGTGCCGAGGGCAGCATCAACGCCGGTGGCTGCAACTTCAACTCCTTCCTGCGCCGCACCGTCAGGTTTGTGG GTGTCCACGTGTTCGGgctctgtgccacagccctggtGACAGATGTCATTCAGCTGGCTACTGGCTACCACGCTCCCTTTTTCCTGACTGTCTGCAAGCCCAACTACACACTTTTGGGCACCCCCTGCGATGCCAACCCCTACATCACCCAGGACATCTGCTCAGGCACCGACAAGCACGCCATCCTCTCTGCCAG gaAGACTTTCCCATCCCAGCACGCGACACTCTCAGCTTTCGCTGCTGTCTACATCTCG ATGTATTTCAACTCCATCATCTCGGACAGCACCAAACTCCTCAAGCCCATCCTGGTCTTTGCCTTTGCCATCGCCGCCGGCATCTGCGGCCTGACCCAGATCACCCAGTACCGCAGCCACCCCGCCGATGTCTACGTGGGCTTCCTGATTGGAGCTGGCATTGCCGCCTACCTG GCTTTCCATGCTGTTGGCAACTTCCGTGCCCCAACGGAGCGGGTCCCAACGCAGGCACCGGCCAAGGACGCGCTGCGGGCACTGACACAGCGGGGCCACGACTCTGTCTACCACCAGAACAAGTCGGTGAGCACCGACGAGCTGAACCCACAGGCGCGGCTGGAGGAGGCGGCACGGCCGGTGCCACGGGAGAAAaactctctgggcagcctgaaGCGGGCCAGTGTGGATGTGGACCTGCTGGCCCCCCGCAGCCCGATGGGCAAGGAGAACATGGTGACCTTCAGCAACACCCTGCCCCGCGTCAACACCCCTTCCATGGACGACCCCGCGCGGCGCCACATGACCATCCACGTCCCCGTGGACGCCTCCCGCTCTAAGCAGCTCATCACGGAGTGGAAGCAGAAGTCGCTGGAGGGTCGGAGCATGACGCTGGCGGAGGAGGCAGCGCAGGGCCGGGgtgtgggggagcctggcgaGGAGGTGCCCCCCTCTCTGTACCCCACGGTGCAGGCACGCTCGGCCGAGcgggcagccatggggccccgtGTGCTCATCCAGCCCCGGCCGGGCGCCTCGCAGCTGGTGCACATCCCCGAGGAGAGCCAGGCAGGCGCTGGGGCCGCGgccggcagcggggcggccgtGCGGGCCAAGTGGGTGATGGTGGCGGAGAAGGGGGGAGCGCAGCGGGTGGCCAACCCCCCGCGCCTGATGCAGGTCATCGCCATGTCCAAGCAGCAGAGCCTCGTCTCTGTCACCCCCAAGCACTCAGAGACGTCCTCGTCCTCCACCAGCTCTGACTCCTCGCAGTACCGCTCGCCCTCTGAGCGGGACAGCTCCAGCATCATCACCATCGACGCTCACGCCCCTCACCACCCTGTTGTCCATCTCTCTGCTGGCAATGGGCCCTGGGAGTGGAAGTCGGGGCCGAAGGGGCCGGATGGGCCAGACACCTACGAGCTAGGTGAGGTGGGGAAGGATTTCCACGGCTTCCGCCCGGCCAAGAGCGCCGGTGTCTCCCCTGGCTCCTCTGTCAGCGACATGGAGCAGGATGAGCCACGCTACGGCAGCCTGGCCGCCATCCCGGGGGCAGCAGGGGGTGGCGGGGAGAGGGTGGAGGCCCCCCCTGAAGGGCTACTGGCCACAGCCAGCCGTGACTCCACGCTGCGGAGGAAGCCGGCCGAGAGGGACGGGACGGCGGACAGCGAGGTGGACCTGTACTACAAGAAGATGCAGGCGGGCCGCAGGTTTAAGGACTGA
- the PLPPR3 gene encoding phospholipid phosphatase-related protein type 3 isoform X2, producing MPYVETNEELIPLLMLLSLAFAAPAASIMVGEGMVYCLQSRLKGRAGAEGSINAGGCNFNSFLRRTVRFVGVHVFGLCATALVTDVIQLATGYHAPFFLTVCKPNYTLLGTPCDANPYITQDICSGTDKHAILSARKTFPSQHATLSAFAAVYISMYFNSIISDSTKLLKPILVFAFAIAAGICGLTQITQYRSHPADVYVGFLIGAGIAAYLAFHAVGNFRAPTERVPTQAPAKDALRALTQRGHDSVYHQNKSVSTDELNPQARLEEAARPVPREKNSLGSLKRASVDVDLLAPRSPMGKENMVTFSNTLPRVNTPSMDDPARRHMTIHVPVDASRSKQLITEWKQKSLEGRSMTLAEEAAQGRGVGEPGEEVPPSLYPTVQARSAERAAMGPRVLIQPRPGASQLVHIPEESQAGAGAAAGSGAAVRAKWVMVAEKGGAQRVANPPRLMQVIAMSKQQSLVSVTPKHSETSSSSTSSDSSQYRSPSERDSSSIITIDAHAPHHPVVHLSAGNGPWEWKSGPKGPDGPDTYELGEVGKDFHGFRPAKSAGVSPGSSVSDMEQDEPRYGSLAAIPGAAGGGGERVEAPPEGLLATASRDSTLRRKPAERDGTADSEVDLYYKKMQAGRRFKD from the exons ATGCCCTACGTGGAGACCAACGAGGAGCTCATCCCGCTGCTGatgctgctcagcctggcctTTGCTGCGCCAGCCGCCTCG ATCATGGTCGGGGAGGGCATGGTGTACTGCCTGCAGTCCCGGCTGAAGGGCCGTGCTGGTGCCGAGGGCAGCATCAACGCCGGTGGCTGCAACTTCAACTCCTTCCTGCGCCGCACCGTCAGGTTTGTGG GTGTCCACGTGTTCGGgctctgtgccacagccctggtGACAGATGTCATTCAGCTGGCTACTGGCTACCACGCTCCCTTTTTCCTGACTGTCTGCAAGCCCAACTACACACTTTTGGGCACCCCCTGCGATGCCAACCCCTACATCACCCAGGACATCTGCTCAGGCACCGACAAGCACGCCATCCTCTCTGCCAG gaAGACTTTCCCATCCCAGCACGCGACACTCTCAGCTTTCGCTGCTGTCTACATCTCG ATGTATTTCAACTCCATCATCTCGGACAGCACCAAACTCCTCAAGCCCATCCTGGTCTTTGCCTTTGCCATCGCCGCCGGCATCTGCGGCCTGACCCAGATCACCCAGTACCGCAGCCACCCCGCCGATGTCTACGTGGGCTTCCTGATTGGAGCTGGCATTGCCGCCTACCTG GCTTTCCATGCTGTTGGCAACTTCCGTGCCCCAACGGAGCGGGTCCCAACGCAGGCACCGGCCAAGGACGCGCTGCGGGCACTGACACAGCGGGGCCACGACTCTGTCTACCACCAGAACAAGTCGGTGAGCACCGACGAGCTGAACCCACAGGCGCGGCTGGAGGAGGCGGCACGGCCGGTGCCACGGGAGAAAaactctctgggcagcctgaaGCGGGCCAGTGTGGATGTGGACCTGCTGGCCCCCCGCAGCCCGATGGGCAAGGAGAACATGGTGACCTTCAGCAACACCCTGCCCCGCGTCAACACCCCTTCCATGGACGACCCCGCGCGGCGCCACATGACCATCCACGTCCCCGTGGACGCCTCCCGCTCTAAGCAGCTCATCACGGAGTGGAAGCAGAAGTCGCTGGAGGGTCGGAGCATGACGCTGGCGGAGGAGGCAGCGCAGGGCCGGGgtgtgggggagcctggcgaGGAGGTGCCCCCCTCTCTGTACCCCACGGTGCAGGCACGCTCGGCCGAGcgggcagccatggggccccgtGTGCTCATCCAGCCCCGGCCGGGCGCCTCGCAGCTGGTGCACATCCCCGAGGAGAGCCAGGCAGGCGCTGGGGCCGCGgccggcagcggggcggccgtGCGGGCCAAGTGGGTGATGGTGGCGGAGAAGGGGGGAGCGCAGCGGGTGGCCAACCCCCCGCGCCTGATGCAGGTCATCGCCATGTCCAAGCAGCAGAGCCTCGTCTCTGTCACCCCCAAGCACTCAGAGACGTCCTCGTCCTCCACCAGCTCTGACTCCTCGCAGTACCGCTCGCCCTCTGAGCGGGACAGCTCCAGCATCATCACCATCGACGCTCACGCCCCTCACCACCCTGTTGTCCATCTCTCTGCTGGCAATGGGCCCTGGGAGTGGAAGTCGGGGCCGAAGGGGCCGGATGGGCCAGACACCTACGAGCTAGGTGAGGTGGGGAAGGATTTCCACGGCTTCCGCCCGGCCAAGAGCGCCGGTGTCTCCCCTGGCTCCTCTGTCAGCGACATGGAGCAGGATGAGCCACGCTACGGCAGCCTGGCCGCCATCCCGGGGGCAGCAGGGGGTGGCGGGGAGAGGGTGGAGGCCCCCCCTGAAGGGCTACTGGCCACAGCCAGCCGTGACTCCACGCTGCGGAGGAAGCCGGCCGAGAGGGACGGGACGGCGGACAGCGAGGTGGACCTGTACTACAAGAAGATGCAGGCGGGCCGCAGGTTTAAGGACTGA
- the PTBP1 gene encoding polypyrimidine tract-binding protein 1 isoform X1, whose amino-acid sequence MDGIVQDITVGTKRAAEELFSPCVTTNGPFIMSSNSPSAANGNDSKKFKGDNRSAGVPSRVIHVRKLPSDVTEAEVISLGLPFGKVTNLLMLKGKNQAFIEMNTEETANTMVNYYTTVTPVLRSQPIYIQFSNHKELKTDSSPNQARAQAALQAVTQVQAGAVALAATAAAVDAGMAMAGQSPVLRIIVENLFYPVTLDVLHQIFSKFGAVLKIITFTKNHQFQALLQYGDPMSAQHAKLSLDGQNIYNACCTLRIDFSKLTSLNVKYNNDKSRDYTRPDLPSGDNQPTLDQTMAAAFGAPGIISPPYAGAGFPPTFAIPQATGLTVPSVPGALAPLAIPAAAAAAAAGRIAIPGLSGTGHSVLLVSNLIPERVTPQCLFILFGVYGDVQRVKILFKKKDNALVQMADGNQAQLAMSHLNGQKLHGKPIRITLSKHQTVQLPRENQEDHGLTKDYGTSPLHRFKKPGSKNFQNIFPPSATLHLSNIPPSVTEEDLKLLFSSNGGIVKGFKFFQKDRKMALIQMSSVEEAIQSLIDLHNHDLGENHHLRVSFSKSTI is encoded by the exons CGGGCAGCTGAGGAGCTTTTCTCTCCTTGTGTTACTACTAACGGACCCTTTATCATGAGCAGCAACTCTCCTTCTGCAG CTAATGGAAACGACAGCAAAAAGTTCAAAGGCGATAACAGAAGTGCTGGTGTCCCATCCAGAGTAATCCACGTCCGCAAGCTCCCCAGTGACGTCACGGAGGCAGAGGTCATTTCTTTGGGCTTACCCTTTGGCAAGGTCACCAATCTTCTGatgttgaaaggaaaaaaccag GCTTTCATAGAGATGAACACAGAGGAGACAGCCAACACCATGGTGAACTACTACACCACAGTCACTCCGGTGCTCCGGAGCCAGCCCATCTACATCCAGTTCTCCAACCACAAGGAGCTGAAGACAGACAGCTCTCCAAACCAAGCA CGTGCCCAAGCAGCTCTGCAAGCCGTGACCCAGgtgcaggctggggctgtggcgCTGGCCGCCACAGCTGCGGCCGTCGATGCAGGGATGGCGATGGCTGGCCAGAGCCCTGTCCTGAGGATCATTGTGGAGAATCTCTTCTACCCTGTCACTCTAGATGTTCTGCACCAG atcttttccaaatttgGAGCAGTCTTGAAAATCATCACATTCACAAAGAACCACCAGTTTCAGGCCCTGTTGCAATATGGTGACCCCATGAGTGCTCAGCATGCCAAACTG TCTCTGGATGGACAGAACATCTACAACGCCTGCTGCACACTGCGCATCGACTTCTCCAAGCTCACGAGTCTCAATGTAAAGTACAACAACGACAAGAGCAGAGACTACACCCGCCCAGACCTGCCCTCTGGGGACAACCAGCCCACCCTGGACCAGACCATGGCAGCTGCTTTTG GTGCCCCAGGAATAATCTCTCCTCCatatgctggagcaggttttccTCCTACTTTTGCCATTCCTCAGGCTACAG GCCTGACAGTTCCAAGTGTTCCTGGAGCACTAGCTCCTCTGGctattccagcagcagctgcggCGGCTGCAGCAGGACGGATTGCCATTCCCGGCCTGTCTGGGACAGGGCACTCCGTGCTGCTGGTTAGCAATCTGATCCCAGAG AGAGTTACACCCCAATGCCTCTTTATTCTTTTCG GAGTCTATGGTGATGTGCAGAGGgtgaagattttatttaaaaagaaagataatgCCCTGGTTCAGATGGCCGATGGGAATCAGGCCCAGCTTG CCATGAGCCACTTGAATGGGCAGAAGCTCCATGGGAAGCCGATCCGTATCACGCTGTCCAAGCACCAGACAGTGCAGCTGCCCCGTGAGAACCAGGAGGACCATGGCCTGACCAAGGACTATGGCACTTCTCCTCTACATCGTTTCAAGAAACCAGGCTCCAAAAATTTCCAGAACATCTTTCCCCCTTCTGCCACTCTTCATCTGTCCAATATTCC acCTTCAGTAACTGAAGAAGACCTTAAGTTGTTATTTTCAAGCAATGGTGGGATAGTCAAAGGATTCAAATTCTTCCA GAAGGACCGTAAAATGGCTCTGATCCAGATGAGCTCTGTGGAAGAAGCCATTCAGTCCCTCATTGACCTCCACAATCATGACCTGGGGGAGAACCATCACCTGCGTGTTTCCTTTTCCAAGTCCACCATTTAG
- the PTBP1 gene encoding polypyrimidine tract-binding protein 1 isoform X2, with protein MSSNSPSAANGNDSKKFKGDNRSAGVPSRVIHVRKLPSDVTEAEVISLGLPFGKVTNLLMLKGKNQAFIEMNTEETANTMVNYYTTVTPVLRSQPIYIQFSNHKELKTDSSPNQARAQAALQAVTQVQAGAVALAATAAAVDAGMAMAGQSPVLRIIVENLFYPVTLDVLHQIFSKFGAVLKIITFTKNHQFQALLQYGDPMSAQHAKLSLDGQNIYNACCTLRIDFSKLTSLNVKYNNDKSRDYTRPDLPSGDNQPTLDQTMAAAFGAPGIISPPYAGAGFPPTFAIPQATGLTVPSVPGALAPLAIPAAAAAAAAGRIAIPGLSGTGHSVLLVSNLIPERVTPQCLFILFGVYGDVQRVKILFKKKDNALVQMADGNQAQLAMSHLNGQKLHGKPIRITLSKHQTVQLPRENQEDHGLTKDYGTSPLHRFKKPGSKNFQNIFPPSATLHLSNIPPSVTEEDLKLLFSSNGGIVKGFKFFQKDRKMALIQMSSVEEAIQSLIDLHNHDLGENHHLRVSFSKSTI; from the exons ATGAGCAGCAACTCTCCTTCTGCAG CTAATGGAAACGACAGCAAAAAGTTCAAAGGCGATAACAGAAGTGCTGGTGTCCCATCCAGAGTAATCCACGTCCGCAAGCTCCCCAGTGACGTCACGGAGGCAGAGGTCATTTCTTTGGGCTTACCCTTTGGCAAGGTCACCAATCTTCTGatgttgaaaggaaaaaaccag GCTTTCATAGAGATGAACACAGAGGAGACAGCCAACACCATGGTGAACTACTACACCACAGTCACTCCGGTGCTCCGGAGCCAGCCCATCTACATCCAGTTCTCCAACCACAAGGAGCTGAAGACAGACAGCTCTCCAAACCAAGCA CGTGCCCAAGCAGCTCTGCAAGCCGTGACCCAGgtgcaggctggggctgtggcgCTGGCCGCCACAGCTGCGGCCGTCGATGCAGGGATGGCGATGGCTGGCCAGAGCCCTGTCCTGAGGATCATTGTGGAGAATCTCTTCTACCCTGTCACTCTAGATGTTCTGCACCAG atcttttccaaatttgGAGCAGTCTTGAAAATCATCACATTCACAAAGAACCACCAGTTTCAGGCCCTGTTGCAATATGGTGACCCCATGAGTGCTCAGCATGCCAAACTG TCTCTGGATGGACAGAACATCTACAACGCCTGCTGCACACTGCGCATCGACTTCTCCAAGCTCACGAGTCTCAATGTAAAGTACAACAACGACAAGAGCAGAGACTACACCCGCCCAGACCTGCCCTCTGGGGACAACCAGCCCACCCTGGACCAGACCATGGCAGCTGCTTTTG GTGCCCCAGGAATAATCTCTCCTCCatatgctggagcaggttttccTCCTACTTTTGCCATTCCTCAGGCTACAG GCCTGACAGTTCCAAGTGTTCCTGGAGCACTAGCTCCTCTGGctattccagcagcagctgcggCGGCTGCAGCAGGACGGATTGCCATTCCCGGCCTGTCTGGGACAGGGCACTCCGTGCTGCTGGTTAGCAATCTGATCCCAGAG AGAGTTACACCCCAATGCCTCTTTATTCTTTTCG GAGTCTATGGTGATGTGCAGAGGgtgaagattttatttaaaaagaaagataatgCCCTGGTTCAGATGGCCGATGGGAATCAGGCCCAGCTTG CCATGAGCCACTTGAATGGGCAGAAGCTCCATGGGAAGCCGATCCGTATCACGCTGTCCAAGCACCAGACAGTGCAGCTGCCCCGTGAGAACCAGGAGGACCATGGCCTGACCAAGGACTATGGCACTTCTCCTCTACATCGTTTCAAGAAACCAGGCTCCAAAAATTTCCAGAACATCTTTCCCCCTTCTGCCACTCTTCATCTGTCCAATATTCC acCTTCAGTAACTGAAGAAGACCTTAAGTTGTTATTTTCAAGCAATGGTGGGATAGTCAAAGGATTCAAATTCTTCCA GAAGGACCGTAAAATGGCTCTGATCCAGATGAGCTCTGTGGAAGAAGCCATTCAGTCCCTCATTGACCTCCACAATCATGACCTGGGGGAGAACCATCACCTGCGTGTTTCCTTTTCCAAGTCCACCATTTAG